GGAGGAGGGACGGCCCAGACCTGGTCGGTGACAAAGACGACACGGCCACCGGTGGCGGTCGCGGCGAGTTCGCGGGCGAGGCGGAGGGCGGCGGAGGGATCGGAAGGCGTGGCACCCGGGGCGAGGGCGGCGAGGGCTTCAAGGGCGCGGCGCTGGTTGCCGGTCCACGGGCGGGCGATTTCGGGCGCGGCGCCGGCGTAGATGATGGAGACCCGGTCGGTGGCGCGGAGGTCGGTGAGACGTTCGCGGGCGGCGGCGAGCAGGCGGTCCCAGGCGCGGGAGCCGTCGGGGTCGGTGGCGCTGAGACTGGCCGAGCCGTCGAGGACGAGAACGGTGGCGGTGTCGCCGACGGATTGTCCGTCGCGTGCGGGGCGGGCGAGGGCGGCGATGAGCAGCAGCAGGCAGAGCAGTTGCAGCAGGTAGGAGAGCCAGCGGCGGAGACGTTGCCACAACGGGTGGGCGCGGAGTTGCGGAGCGAGGGTGTCCCAGAAAAGGAGGGTGCTGACGGTGCGTTCGCGGGCGCGCTGACGGACGAGGTAGAGCAGGAGCAGCGGGAGAATCGCGAGCAGGGAGAGCCACCAGGCTTCGGGGGCGAGGAAGTTCATTGCACGAAGCCTTTCTCGCGGAGGGAGCGGGTGAGCAGGCCGATGACGTCCTCGGAGGTTTCGGCGCGGAGGAGCGGGATGCGGTGGCGGCGGCAGTGGCGTTCGATCTCGTCGAGGTAGGCGGCGTAGCGTTCGCGGTAGGCGCGGCGCAGGGAGGCGTCGACGACGACGGTGCGGACGGCGCCGGACTCGCGGTCAACGAGACGATATTCGCCGGCCTCGCCCGGGTCTCCCTCGGTCGGGTCGGCGATGTGGATGACGGACAACTCGTGGCGGGCGTAGCGGAGGCGGTCGAGGGCCTTGAGCGCGTCGCCGGGATCGGAGCCCCAGAGGTCGGTGATCCACACGGCCATGCCGCGGGCGGGACGGGCGGCGAGCCAGCGGCGGGCGGCCTCCTCAAGCGAGGCGGCGGAAGTCGTGGCGGTGCGGGCGGATAGAAAACCGAGCACCTCCTGGAAACGCTGGCGTCCGCGGGCGGGCGGGAGCGTGGCGGGGGCGGCTCCGTCGAGGGCGACGAGGCCAAGGCGGTCGTGGTTGCAGAGGGCGATGTAGGCGAGGCCGGCGGCGACGCGGCGGGCGTGGTCGAACTTGCGCGGCGCGCCGAAGTCCATGGACGCGGTGGCGTCGAGCAGCAGGTGGACGGGGAGGTCCTGTTCCTCGGAGTAGAGCTTGAGGACGAGGGTGCGCCAGCGGGCGTAGGCGTTCCAGTCGATGTGGCGCCAGTCGTCGCCGGGGCCGAAGGGACGGTAACCGGCGAACTCGATGCTGGCGCCGCGCTGGACGGAGCGGCGCTCGGCGCGCTGGCGCGAGCTGACGAGCTGGCGCGCGAGCAGGGCGAGGCCTTCCAGGCGGCGAAGGAAGTCCTCGTCGAAGAGCTGGGGCGAGTCAGCCATCAGATCGTGAACTCGCCGACGATGGGCTGGCCTGCCGCATCAGAAAACGCGGTGTTGTAATGAAGCGGAAACAGGTTCGGAAGTTGAAGCACTTTTTCGGCCTCACTTTTTATCGATAACATCATCGAGTTTAAGAGGGGGTGACGGCTAAAAATGAACCTTTTGTCGGCGGCGAAGAGACATATGCAGAACGCATCTGCATTCATGACATACCCGTGAAGTTTAATGCCGCTTGGATTATCAAACGTGGCCTTCAGAAATATGCGTATGTTGTCGTGCGGTAATTTCTTTAAATCCAAAATCGTGTAATGCGGGTGTGAACCTCCTGTATCGAGATCCTTGAATCGTTGAGCCACCCAGTTCCGTTCAATACCCCAGGAGGCGATGACTTCGAGTTCGTCGTAGTCGTAATGTTCAGACCAAGCGGGCCATTCATCGAAGTCTTCACGAGTGAGTGGATCGTCACCTGCTTTGATGCGAAATGTGGAAGCCTGTGTCATTGGTTACTCAGGCCTTCCAGGCGGCGCGGCGGGTTTCGATGAGCTCGGCGAGGAGTTTGTCGATGCCGACGCCGTCGGCCTGGGCCTCGAAGTTGAGGATGACGCGGTGGTTGAGCACGGCGGGGGCGACGGCGAGGACGTCCTCGGTGGCGACATGGTAGCGGCCGGCGAGGACGGCGCGGACCTGGGCGGCGAGGAGGCAGGCCTGGCCGGCGCGAGGGCTGGCGCCGTAGCGGGAATAGCGGCGGAGGCCGGGCGAGGCGTATTCGGTTTCGGGATGCGTGCCCATGACGAGCTCGACGGCGCGACGGCGCACGGTGTCGGGAACGGGGACGCGGCGGGCGAGCCGGCCCATGCGCACGAGCTCGGCGCCGTCGAAGACGGGTTGCACGCGCGTGGTGACGGCGCCGGTGGTGCGGGCGAGGATGTTCTCGAACTCCTCGAAGGAAGGGTAGGGCACGACGAGGCGGAAAAAGAAACGGTCGAGCTGGGCCTCGGGGAGCGGGTAGGTGCCTTCCTGTTCGAGGGGGTTCTGGGTCGCGAGCACGAAGAAAGGCTCCTCGAGAAGATGGGTTTCGCCGCCGGTGGTGACGGATTTTTCCTGCATGGCCTCGAGCAGGGCCGACTGGGTTTTCGGGGTGGCGCGGTTGATTTCGTCGCCGAGGAGCAGGTTGCAGAAAAGGGGGCCGCGGGAGAACTCGAAGCGGGAGGCGCCCTTGCCGTCCTCGACGAAGATGCGTGTGCCGACGAGGTCGGCGGGCATGAGGTCGGGGGTGAACTGGACGCGGCCGAACTTGAGGTGAAGGGCGTCGGCGATGGTTTTTACGAGGAGGGTCTTGCCGAGGCCGGGGACGCCCTCGAGGAGGACGTGGCCGCCGGCGACCATGGCGGTGAGGCAGTGGTCGATGATCGCGTGCTGGCCGACGATGACCTGGCCGAGGGTTTCCTTGAGGAGCTTGAAGGCGTCGCGGAAGCGGGCGAGCTCGGCCTCGGTGGCGGGATCAAGATCGGGCGCAGGGGCGGCCGGTGCGGGATGGGAGGCGGGCGGGGGAAGCAGCGGATCGGTCATGGCGTTTTGGAGACGGGAGGGGCGGAATCCTGGGTTGGGCGGATGAGTTGAAAATAGCGTTGGATCGCGCGGCGGTGTTCCAGCGGGAGCGATTCGTCTTCGACGGCCTCGCGGGAGAGCCGGGTGAACTCGGCGAGGTCCGCCTCGGTGGCGGCGCTGGCGAGGGTCGGGGCGGACTCGGAGGAGCTGACCGTGCGCTTGGTGCTTTCGCCGTCGGCGTTGGCGGTGCCGGAGAGGGATTCCTTGCGGGTGGCGTCGGCGAGGGCGTTTTCCGCGCCGGGCGAGTGATCGCCCGGGCCGTTGCCGATGCCGTTGCCGGGGGGGCCTTGACCTGGTCCGCGGGCGGGAGACTGACTCTGGCCGGCCATTTCGAGTCCGCCCTCTTTGTCGCCGGGCTTCCTGCCCTCGGCCAGCGCGAGACGGGCTTCGGAGAGGGAACGGGCGACGGACGAAAGAGCGGAGCGGGCGGCGTCGCAGGAGGCGGCTTCGCGGGATTGGTCGGCGAGCGAGGCGGAGCATTTGGCGAGCGACTTGGCGTCGCGGGCGGAGGCGGCCTCGCGCATTTTTTTGACGGACTCGGCGAGCTTGGCGTCGCCTTTTTTGGCGGCCTTGTCGGCGAGTTTATCGAGGCGTTTGGCGGTTTCGGCGGGGGTGCCGTCTTTGAAGGCAAGTTTGGCGCTCTCGGCGGCGAGGGCGGAGGCGGCCTTGTCGAGGGCGGCGGCCGCCGCGGCGAGGTCGCGTTCCTTGAGGGCCTTGGTGGCGGCTTCCATGCCGTCGATGCCGGAGAGGGCGTCGGAGAGGTCCTCGGCGTGGTTGGAAACGCCGGCGGAGGCGAGGGTCTGGGAGGCCTCGGCCAGGCGGGCCTCGACGCGGGCGAGGGCGACGAGGAGTTCGCGGTCGGAGAGATTGGGTTCGCCGAGCTTGGACTTGAGTTCGGCGATGGTTTCGCGGAAGGCGTCCCACTCTTTGCCTTTTTGGTCCTTGGCGGTTTTGTCCCAGTCCTTGGTCAGCTCGGCGAGGGCGGTCTGTTGCGCGGCGCGCAACGCGGCGGCGGAATCGGGGCCGGCGGGAATGGACTGGGGCAGCAGAAAAAAGGCGAGGAGGGCGGCGAGGACGGCGGAGCCGGTGGCGAGTCCGGTGCGACGCGGCCAGTGAAGGGGCCATGCGGTGTTCCAATCGGCGGAACCGGTGTGGGCGACGGCCTGGCGGAGGATGGCGGCGCGCCACGCGGGGGAGGTGCGATGGGCGAGTTCGCGGGCGGCGAGGGCTTCGTCGGCCAGGCCGAACTGGCGGTCGATGCGGGCGTGGACCAAGGATGGCGAAAGCGGACGGAGACGGCCGATGAACCAACCGAGCAGAGGGCAGGCGACGGCGGTGGCGAGAAGGCCGAGGGAAACGGAACGCGGAAGATTGATCGCGGCGGTCGTGGCGGCCAGAGCGGAGGCGGGAACGGCGAAGAGGGCACCGGCCAGAAAGCCCGCCCGGGAGCGTCCACTGCGGAGGCGACTGGAGGCGCGGCAGACGAGTTTGGCCCAATCCTGCTCGAGAGCGGAGGAGTCTGAATGGATGGGCTGGGGCATGGGTAAGGCGGCGATCCGTGGCGGGTTACGCGAGGTGACGCGATCCGCGACGGTTGCTCATAGATCGAATGCAATAGTCATGCAGATCAATCTTTACCGTCTTTAATAATGTAAAATTAATGTCATGCCCTCTGCCATTCAGGGAAAAGGCACGGGCTCCCGGCGTCGCGCAGGAGGACTGGGGCGGGATTTTAATGCCCAAGTATTCTGGAGAGTAATTCAGACCGGGCTTTTGCCCGCATGCGTTCCAGAATATCACCGGCTTCCGGATCCAGCGCACGCGCATGTTCTTTGGCCGCGTCTGCGGCTTGGCGATCGGCGTGTTTTTCGGAAAGTTGGGCTCGGCGGTCCAGCAGGTCGGCGTAAAAATAGGCGGCGGCCACATCGTCGGGGGCGGCGGCGTGGATGCGTTCCGTGGTCGCATCAAACAGTTCCTCGGCGTTGGCGGGTTGGCGGCTTTGCGCGGCCGCCCGGGCCAGGGTTTCATATGCGAACCAGTCTTTGAGGGTGGGCCGGATCTTTTTCGGGGCGACCGCAAACGCGCGGGCATAGTAGTCCATCGCGCCTGACAGGTCGTGCTGGTCGTAGACTCGGGCGATTTCGAGG
The nucleotide sequence above comes from Elusimicrobiota bacterium. Encoded proteins:
- a CDS encoding DUF58 domain-containing protein; protein product: MADSPQLFDEDFLRRLEGLALLARQLVSSRQRAERRSVQRGASIEFAGYRPFGPGDDWRHIDWNAYARWRTLVLKLYSEEQDLPVHLLLDATASMDFGAPRKFDHARRVAAGLAYIALCNHDRLGLVALDGAAPATLPPARGRQRFQEVLGFLSARTATTSAASLEEAARRWLAARPARGMAVWITDLWGSDPGDALKALDRLRYARHELSVIHIADPTEGDPGEAGEYRLVDRESGAVRTVVVDASLRRAYRERYAAYLDEIERHCRRHRIPLLRAETSEDVIGLLTRSLREKGFVQ
- a CDS encoding MoxR family ATPase; this encodes MTDPLLPPPASHPAPAAPAPDLDPATEAELARFRDAFKLLKETLGQVIVGQHAIIDHCLTAMVAGGHVLLEGVPGLGKTLLVKTIADALHLKFGRVQFTPDLMPADLVGTRIFVEDGKGASRFEFSRGPLFCNLLLGDEINRATPKTQSALLEAMQEKSVTTGGETHLLEEPFFVLATQNPLEQEGTYPLPEAQLDRFFFRLVVPYPSFEEFENILARTTGAVTTRVQPVFDGAELVRMGRLARRVPVPDTVRRRAVELVMGTHPETEYASPGLRRYSRYGASPRAGQACLLAAQVRAVLAGRYHVATEDVLAVAPAVLNHRVILNFEAQADGVGIDKLLAELIETRRAAWKA